The genomic DNA CTGCTCGACCGACTTGCGGCTGAGCGCATAGACGATGCCCGCCGGCTGAGTTTCGCCCGCTGAGCCTGTCGAAGCGTCGGCGGACGACTGCATCGAGCGGATGAACTGCACCAGCTGCTTGCGCGGGTCGACCTTCGGGACGATGCGGTACTGGATGTTCGGGCGATCGAAGCTCGCGACGAAGTGCTGGGCTCGCGCTCTTCCATGGGCACCGTCGAGCTGCAGACGCTCGCTGAGTTCTTTGTGCGTGGCGCGGGTCGCGGTGGCGGTGAGCGCCATGCGCGGCACCCCGGGGAATCGCTCACCGAGGTCGCCCAGTGCGAGGTAGTCGGGGCGGAAGTCGTGGCCCCACTGCGACACGCAGTGCGCCTCGTCGATCGCGATGACGCTGAGCGTGCCGCGCTGCAGCAGTGTCGTGGTCTGCCTATTCGACAGCCGCTCCGGTGCGACGTAGATGAGATCGAGCTCGCCTGCGACGTATGCCCGCTCCACCTCGGAGCGCTCGGATGCCGACTGCGTCGAGTTCAGATACGCCGCGTTCACGCCGTTGGCGCGCAGCGCGTCGACCTGATCGTGCATGAGTGCGATCAACGGGCTGATCACGAGTCCGGTGCCCTCGCGCACGAGCGCGGGCACCTGGTAGGTGACGCTCTTTCCGGCGCCGGTCGGCATCAGCACGACAGCATCCCCACCGCCGATCACCTGATCGACGATCGCCTCCTGGTCGCCGCGGAACGCGTCGTATCCGAAGACCGTGTGCAGCGCCTCACGCGCGGTCGCATAGCGCGCCGGCGTCGTGCGTTTTCCGTTCCCTGAGCCTGTCGAAGGGTCCGTCACCACTGGTGTCGTCGGACCCTGACCCCAGTCGAGCGGCGGCTCGTATCCTGGTCCCTGCGGTTCCCAATCCATCTCTTCGGGCGGAGGAGCGTCTTCCCAGGGGTCGGGCTCGGCCGGATCCCACGGCAGATCCTCGTACGGGTCACGGGATGTCTGCGGCATCCCTCCAGCGTAACGACCCCCGCGGACGCGGGCCGTCCTAGGGTGGGGATAACCAGCGGACGCGAAGGAGCAGCAGCCATGACCGACGACACCACCGTCACCCGCAACGACGAAGCCTCTCGCTACGAGATCCATGTCGGCGACGTCCTCGCCGGTTTCGCGCAATTCGATCAGCGACCGGGCGAGATCCGCTTCGTGCACACCGAGGTCGATCCCGCGTTCCAGGGAAAGGGTCTGGCTTCGGTTCTCGCTGAACGCGCGCTGGCGGATGCCGCAGCATCCGCCGACACGATCGTGCCGTACTGCCCCTACATCGCGAAGTACCTGAAGACCCACGAGGTCGAGGGCGCCGAGATCCGCTGGCCGAAGCTTCCGACCGACCCGGCGGATGCCACAGGCCGATGATCGGCCGGCGCACCATCTCGCTCGAACCGCGTGAGGTGCCGCTCGGCGGCGTGCGCGGCATGAGCGTGCTGCGCACCTTGCCGAACCGCGACCTGCCGACGGTCGGCGCGTGGTGCTTCCTCGATCGCTTCGGGCCAGGGCCGGTGCGGATGCGCGTCGAACCGCATCCGCACATCGGGCTGCAGACCGTCACCTGGCCCCTCGTGGGCGACATGCGACACCGAGACTCGGTCGACAGCGATGTGACGCTGAAGCGCGGACAGCTGAACCTCATGACGGCCGGGAATGGCATCTCGCATTCCGAGTACTCACTCGGCGAGGATCCGATCCCGCTCGACGCCCTACAGCTCTGGGTCGTGCTGCCGGAGTCGGCCAGGCATGGTGCGGGTGGGTTCGAGCAGCACACGTCACTTCCCACGGTGGCGGTCCCGGCTTCCTCAGGTTCGGATGCCATAGCGACGGTCGTGCTCGGCGAGTTCGCGGGGGCACGCTCCCCCGCGACGGCCCATACGCCGATCGTCGGGGCGGAGATCGCGCTGGCCGCCGGGAGCCGCGTCGCGCTGCCGCTCGATGAGGCGTGGGAGCACGCGATCGTGCTGGTCGAGGGCGATGTCACGGTCGACGGGCGCGCGGTGGCGCGCAACGAGATGCTGTATCTCGGGGACGCGCGCTCGGACGTCTCCGTCTCGAGCGCCGAAGGCGGGCTGCTCTTCATCCTCGGCGGCGAGCCGTTCGAGGAGGACCTGGTGATGTGGTGGAACTTCGCCGGCCGCACCCACGATGAGATCGCTCAGGCGCGTGCCGATTGGGAGACACCGGATGCCGCATCCGCTCGCTTCGGGCACGTGGTGACCCACGGGACCGAGCGGATCCCCGCACCCGAACTGCCGAACGTGAGGTTGAAGCCGCGGCGGCGGAGGATCTGAGCACGCGCGCAAAGAATCGAATATAGCCTCGATATTTTCTTGCTATCTTCGATGGTATGTTCTAGACTCGAGGTATGGCAACGATCAGCCCACCGCGACCGGCACTCGAGGAATCCTTCGTGCGTCAAGGGGAGCTGCTCGACGGCTGGGTCGAGTTGGGCAAGCAGATCGGCGCCCTCGATGCGCAACGCGCTGAACTGTTGGCCGAGCGTCTCGACATGTTGGCGCAGGAGCGTTCGCTGGAACCGGGATCTGATGAGATCGCGTTCCGGTCGATGTGCGCAGAGTACGCGGCTGCCGGACACATTCCGCCGACCACGGCGGCCACTCACATCACCGACGCGTGGGCGTTGGCGCGCATGTTCCCAGAGACTCTGGCCTCGTTGGCGTCCGGGGCCATCAGCAAGCGGCATGCAGACGTCATCGTCGCCGCGGCTCCGAATGTGAGCGGCCATCCCGAGGCGGCACGATTGCGCGGTGAGTACGAACAACAGGTTCTGCCTTTCGCAGAGAACGACACCGCCGCTCGCACGCGCACGCACGCGCGTGGCGTAGCCGCGGCGGTGCATCCGGAAGGAATGGAAGAGCAGCATCGCCGGGCGCGGTCCGAGCGCACGGTCACCGTCAAGTCCGACGGCGACGGGATGGCGGTGCTCACCGCGATCCTGCCCGAGCTCCTCGCCTATGCCATCCATGACCGACTGACGGCGATGGCCGATGATGTCACTCATGCGCGGCCGGAAGGGCAGCGCCGACCCCGCCGGTCCGCGCTGGCGAAGATCCGGGCCGAGCGCGATGCCGCCCTCGCACAGCAGACGCCCTTCGATCCCGAACCGCCGATCGATCTCGAGAATGAGTTCCGGCATTCGATGGAGAAGCCTGCGCCGTGGGAGAAGGCAGCGGCAGAGCGTCCGACAGGCGACGCGGAGACCGTTCCCGCTGAAGGTCAGCACTTCGACGACTTCATCGGTGATGAGCACTTCGACGACGTGGCCCGCGACGACGACACAGTCCATGACTCCACGCCGATGCACGATGGCTACGGCGCGCTCGAATACGACACGCGCACCAAAGATCAGCTCCGCGCCGACATCCTCGCCGACCTGCTGCTGACGACGACGCCCACCAGCGTCACCACCACAGCACTCGGATCCGTGAAGGCCACTGTTCAGATCACCATCAGCGCATCGACGCTCGCGGGCGACGACGACGCGATGGCCGAGCTCACCGGTCACGGCCCCATGACTCCTGATGCCGCACGAATCCTGGCGGGTCGCGCCGGCAGTTGGGATCGGGCGTTCCTCGACCCGCGAGGCATGGTCGTCGAGACCGACAACTATGTTCCGACCGCAGGGATGAAACGGTTCCTGCGCGCACGCGACCAGCATTGCCGCTTCCCCGGCTGCCGCGCGCCCGCACACCGTTGCCAGATCGACCACAACCACGACCACGCCAAGGGCGGGCCGACAGCACTGTGCAACCTGTGCCTGTTCTGCACCAGCCACCATCCGCTCAAGCATCCCGACGTCGATGCTCGCGATCGATGGACAGCGAAGCAGCTCGACGACGGCGTGATCCTGTGGACCAGCCCGCTCGGACGCACCTACACCGACGAAGCTCCGCTGCGCGTGATGTTCGTGTGAGGGCTAGTCTTCGGCGGGGTGGTCAGCCGATCGTGAATGCGCTGCCGGATTACCGATGGAGCGTGCGCGAGGCAAGTCCGCGTGACCGACGACGAAGGGGCGTCCCGCGCATGTGCACGAGGCGCCCCTTCCCATCCGGGCAGTAGCTCTACCGGCGAGTAGCTCTACCGGCGAGTAGCTCTACCGGCGAGTAGCTCTACTGCCGATCTCTCTACCGTCCGGTGTCGACCGAGACGATCGTGCGCACTGCGGACTCGCCGTACTGCACGACGCCGAGGTACTTCGTGCCAGCGGCGAGGCCACTCCAGCTCAGCTCGTAGCTTGCAGCCTCTCCCTGTGTCACGGAGAGAGGGTTCGGCGTCGCCGTGAGCGCACCTTCGCCGCCCGGTGCCACGTCGGCGTAGGTCATGTCCCACGTCATCGGCGCGGTCGTCGAGTACACGTTCGCGACGATCAGGTACGTGCCGGCCGTCGGGGTCGGCAGCGTCACCTGCTCATCGGCCGAGGCGGTCGCCGACTGCCAGCGCTCGTAGTAGCGCAGATCGTCCGGGCCGACCACGCGGTACACCGTCAGATCGAGGTCGCTTCCCTCGTCATCCGACGAGTCGAGATCGAACCGCGACAGCGTGGTGCCCTCCGGAACATCAACGACCCACGAGACGTCCTTGTTCGCATCGCCTGAGCCCTCGTCGCCCGAATGCCCGTCGACGGGACGCGCGGGATCAGTGAGCAGCTGGAACGGCGTGAGACCGGCGAGGTTGAGCGGCAGTTCGCCGTCCACCCCCGGAGTGATCTCGACGACCGTGCTGCCGTCAACACCGGTTCCGGCCGCCTCGGCCGGTGCATCCGCCGTCACGGGGAACACCGCGATCGGCGAGCGCACCGAGTTCGACTCACTCGACCAGGTGAGCGATCCGGTCGCCCACTGCTCGACCGGCGCGCTCTCGTTGTCGAACGTGACAGTGTACGTGGCCGTCTCACCGGCGCCGCCGAAACTCAGCGTCGAAGGCTCGACCGTCGCACTCACCCCCGGCACGTCGATGCTCGCCGTGAACGTGCCCGCCTCGGTCGACGTCACCGTGCGGGTGACCGTCTGCTCGCTGGCAAGGGTTCCGACCGAGATCGAGGCGAGATTGAGGTCGCTGCCGTCGATCGGCTCGATGCCGTCGAACTCCGCCAGACCCTTGCCCTCGATGAACGCCGCCCAATCCGCGACACCGTTGAGATACAGCATCCCCGGCTCGAAGAAGCGGCCAGGATCGACCTGCCCCGCACCCTGGGCGAACGGGTCGGTGCTCGCCGAGCCGTCGGCGTTGACCGTGTCGTAGGCGGTGGTCATCATCGCCGACTTCACCTCGGCAGGCGTCGCGTTCGGACGCTCGCCGAGATACAGCGCACCGAGACCGGCGATGTGCGGCGACGCCATCGACGTGCCGGATAGGATGCCGAAGGTCGGAGCATCCTTGCGAGCATTGTTCGTCGCAGCGAGGATAGCCACGCCAGGAGCCGCGATATCCGGCTTCATGACATCGCTGCCGTCGGCGTGCACCGGCCCGCGGCTGGAGAATCCGGCGATCTGAGGCACCGGAGTCACCTCATCCGTCGTGTTCTCGCCGACCAGCGAGATCGGCCGGTCGACGCCGCCCTGGACATAGGCGAGAACCGCCTCGCGATGCGCCGATGCCAGGTGCACGGTCGGCACAGCGTGGAAGTCGTTGTCGAGCGAGTCGGCCTCGCCCGGAACGTTCACGAGCACCATGCCGATGCCGCCCGCATCCTTCACGACCTGCGACTTCTCCGCACGTGCGTTGCTGCCGCGATCGCAGACGACGATGCGCCCGGAGGCCTTCGCAGGGTCGAGCGTTCCTGGCAGGCACAGCCGAGGATCGACCGCGCCGGCAACCGCGGCATCCGCGGCGTAAATCGACGGACCGGTCACGGTCTCACCGAACGGCACCGAGACGGATGCTCCGGCCTGAGCGAGACCGTCGAACACGACCGTCCCCTCCCAGGTCGGGATCGTGGATGCGGCGACCGAGGTGTACCACGGCGAGGCGTGGTCGGTGGTGACCGCATCGGGTCCGTCGTTTCCGGCGCTGACCGCCACGAACACGCCGGCCGCAGCGGCGTTCAGGAACGCGATGTCATCCGGGGCGAGCACCGTGGTCGCCGCTCCGCCGCCGATCGAGTAGTTGATCACGTCGACGCCGTCGGCGACGGCCTGATCGATCGCAGAGATGAGGTCGCTGAGCGCGCAGATGTCATCGTCGGTGACCGACGCGTCCGGACCGACGTAGCAGGCCTTGTACGCCGCGACCTTCGCCGCTGGCGCCACACCCGAGATCGTGCCCAGCCCGACGCCGTTCACCGCGGCGTCGACCCCGAAAGCGCCTGCCGCCGTGCTGGCGGTGTGCGACCCGTGCCCGTCACCGTCACGCGGGGAGAGGTAGTCGTACTGGAAGTCGAATCCCGCCGCCGTGGCACCGGCCGAGAAGTACTGCCCGCCGATCAGCTTGGTGGAGTAGTCGCGCTTGTCCCAGTCCTGGCCCTGCACGATCGCTCCGCGGAACTGACCGCCATCGGATTTGTCGAAGTACACGTACGAGCCGTCGCTGTACGGGTCGTTGCCGCTCTGCTTCTGCTTCTTGAGCTTGTCGCCCGCGAATGACGGATGCTCCGGCGCGATGCCCGTGTCGATCACGCCGACAACGACACCTTCGCCGGCGTTGTCCACGCCTCCGGTCTCGTCCCAGACACCGCCTGCACCCGCGGCGTCATCGCCGAGGCCCAGGAAGTCGGTGGAGGTCTGCGCGTCGGGATGACGGACCTCATCAGGGAACACCCCGAGCACGTCCTTCGACGACCGCAATGCGTCGACCTGATCACTGGTGAGGTCGGCGCTGAAGCCGTTGAGCGTCACCTGGTAGGTCGCGTCGGTCGTGACGCCCTCTGCCTGCGCGAGCTTGCGCTGCTCGTTCGCGAGGTACGCGATGTACTTCTGCGAGTCAGCCGAACGGGCGTCGAGCTGCTTGCCCTGCTTCGGTTTGGTGCTGCGGAGGCCCTTCGTGTCTCCTTCGTAGGTGGCGAGCGGGTCGCCCTTCATCATGACGATGTAATGCCCTGGCGTGCCCTCCACAGGTGTGGGATGTGTCACCCCCTCGACGCTTGCGGAACTGGCTGTTGCCGAGGATCCGATGACGACTGCGGCCACTGTGACGGCCATCGCCAATCGGAAGGGTGATCGACCCATGTGTCTCTCCGATGGTCTGCGAACTGCGGCTACGTTGCCGCACAGTCGATCAACTTAGCGTCCGTGCACCGACCGCACCAGATGCCGATCTGGCGAAAGATCTGCGAGAGATGGAGACGTTTGGAGAGCCGTATGGAGACGTTTGGAGAGCGCTCACACACGCTCTGGTGTGTGCAGACGCCCGAGATACCGGTCCGCGCGCAAAGGCGCGCGGCGGGTGTCCATGCGCGACACTCCGACGGTGACGGCGGTCGCGAGCGGTACGGTCCACGCCGCCGGATGGACGAGGAACGGTGCCGCGGCAGTCGAGGCGACGAGCGGCGCATCGCACGGTTGCCGGCGCGGCCGAGACCGCCCTGGCGCAAGTAGGCTGAAGACGTGGCGCGAACCCCTCCCCTGTCGACCAGAGTGCTGCTCGTGTGCGCGGCCATCGGCGTCGCGACCGGCATCGTCGGCGGGATCGCGGGAGTGCTGACGCCGTTCGTGCTGTTCACCGCTCCGTACGCGTACGGCCTGCTGCTCGGGGCCCACGTGCTGCCAGGAATCATCGCGCAGGAGGTGCTGCGTCAGCCGCTCGTCGCACTGATCACCCACGTGATCGCGGCGCTCGTGTCCAGTGCTTTCAACCCTGCGTGGGCGCTGCGCTTCATCGGCACCGCACTGCTCTTCGGCGCGATCCAGGAGGGCGTCGCCGCCCTCACCCGTTACCGGGTCTGGGGGGCATGGCGATTCTTCATCTCGGCGATGGTGATCGGCGTGATCGTCGCGGTCGTGGTCTTCTTCGTCGCGCATCTGGGATCTCTGCCGCTGTGGGCGCAGATCGCGTACCTCGTGCTGTCCCTGCTGGGCCCGATCGCCTGGACCGCCATCGGACTCGCGGTCGGTTCGGCCCTGGGCAGAGCAGGCGTCGCGCACCGCTGATCCCGAAGAGCCCAACACGGATGGCTCGATGGCGAATCAGGTAAGGCTCAGCTAAGTTAGAACGGTACGTTCCATCGATCCGGGGTTCCGCCGTGCGCTCATCCGCGCCCCTTCTTCGCGTGCGTGATCTCACCCTCACGCACGCCGATGCCGCGCGCCCCTCCCCGAGCGACGTGAACTTCGACATCGCGCCAGGCGAGGTCGTGCTGCTGCTGGGCCCTTCCGGTTCGGGCAAGTCGACGCTCACGCTCGCGCTGAACGGTCTGATCCCGCACGCCCTGCCCGCGACGATGACGGGCACGGTCGAAGCGGGCGGGATCGACACCGCGCGCTCGGACACCGCCACGCTCAGCACGCACGTGGCGATGGTGTTCCAGGACCCCGACGCCCAGATCGTCACCGGCACCGTGTACGACGAGGTGGCCTTCGGACCGGAGAACCTGCTGCTTCCGCTGGACGAGGTGCGCGCTCGCGCAGAGGACGCCCTGCGCCGCGTCGGACTCTGGCAGCGTCGCGACGAGAACCCCGACCGTCTCTCCGGCGGCGGCCGCCAACGACTGGTGATCGCCTGCGCCCTCGCGATGGGATCGCCCCTCCTCGTGCTCGACGAGCCGACGGCCAACCTCGACCCGCAGGGCATCGAAGACGTCTACGCCGCACTCGCCGATGTGGTCGCGGCCGGTGACCGCGCGATCCTGCTCGTCGAGCACAACCTCGACGCCGCCATGGAATTCGTGACGCGCACGATCGTGCTCGATCAGGCGGGCACCGTCGCATTCGACGGTCCGGTCGACGAGATCCTCCGCGGGCACACGGAAGAGCTCGTCTCGATGGGCGTGTGGCTGCCGGCTGCGACGCTGACGGCACGGATGCTGCGCGAGCGCGGCATCCTGTCTCACGATGCGCCGCTGCCGCTGACGCCGGTTGAACTCGCGGAGATGTTGAGCGACCGCGTCTCCGACGGGACGTTGAGCGAGCCCATCCCCCGCGGGACGTTGAGCGAGCCCATCCCCCGCGGAACATTGAGCGACCCCATCCCCCGCGGAACGTTGAGCGAGCCCATCCCCCGCGGGACATTGAGCGAGCCCATCCCCCGCGGGACATTGAGCGAGCCCATCCCCCGCGGAACATTGAGCGACCCCATCCCCCGCGGAACGTTGAGCGAGCCCATCCCCCGCGGAACATTGAGCGACCGCGTCCCCC from Microbacterium profundi includes the following:
- a CDS encoding GNAT family N-acetyltransferase, which codes for MTDDTTVTRNDEASRYEIHVGDVLAGFAQFDQRPGEIRFVHTEVDPAFQGKGLASVLAERALADAAASADTIVPYCPYIAKYLKTHEVEGAEIRWPKLPTDPADATGR
- a CDS encoding pirin family protein; translation: MIGRRTISLEPREVPLGGVRGMSVLRTLPNRDLPTVGAWCFLDRFGPGPVRMRVEPHPHIGLQTVTWPLVGDMRHRDSVDSDVTLKRGQLNLMTAGNGISHSEYSLGEDPIPLDALQLWVVLPESARHGAGGFEQHTSLPTVAVPASSGSDAIATVVLGEFAGARSPATAHTPIVGAEIALAAGSRVALPLDEAWEHAIVLVEGDVTVDGRAVARNEMLYLGDARSDVSVSSAEGGLLFILGGEPFEEDLVMWWNFAGRTHDEIAQARADWETPDAASARFGHVVTHGTERIPAPELPNVRLKPRRRRI
- a CDS encoding HNH endonuclease signature motif containing protein → MATISPPRPALEESFVRQGELLDGWVELGKQIGALDAQRAELLAERLDMLAQERSLEPGSDEIAFRSMCAEYAAAGHIPPTTAATHITDAWALARMFPETLASLASGAISKRHADVIVAAAPNVSGHPEAARLRGEYEQQVLPFAENDTAARTRTHARGVAAAVHPEGMEEQHRRARSERTVTVKSDGDGMAVLTAILPELLAYAIHDRLTAMADDVTHARPEGQRRPRRSALAKIRAERDAALAQQTPFDPEPPIDLENEFRHSMEKPAPWEKAAAERPTGDAETVPAEGQHFDDFIGDEHFDDVARDDDTVHDSTPMHDGYGALEYDTRTKDQLRADILADLLLTTTPTSVTTTALGSVKATVQITISASTLAGDDDAMAELTGHGPMTPDAARILAGRAGSWDRAFLDPRGMVVETDNYVPTAGMKRFLRARDQHCRFPGCRAPAHRCQIDHNHDHAKGGPTALCNLCLFCTSHHPLKHPDVDARDRWTAKQLDDGVILWTSPLGRTYTDEAPLRVMFV
- a CDS encoding S8 family serine peptidase produces the protein MTHPTPVEGTPGHYIVMMKGDPLATYEGDTKGLRSTKPKQGKQLDARSADSQKYIAYLANEQRKLAQAEGVTTDATYQVTLNGFSADLTSDQVDALRSSKDVLGVFPDEVRHPDAQTSTDFLGLGDDAAGAGGVWDETGGVDNAGEGVVVGVIDTGIAPEHPSFAGDKLKKQKQSGNDPYSDGSYVYFDKSDGGQFRGAIVQGQDWDKRDYSTKLIGGQYFSAGATAAGFDFQYDYLSPRDGDGHGSHTASTAAGAFGVDAAVNGVGLGTISGVAPAAKVAAYKACYVGPDASVTDDDICALSDLISAIDQAVADGVDVINYSIGGGAATTVLAPDDIAFLNAAAAGVFVAVSAGNDGPDAVTTDHASPWYTSVAASTIPTWEGTVVFDGLAQAGASVSVPFGETVTGPSIYAADAAVAGAVDPRLCLPGTLDPAKASGRIVVCDRGSNARAEKSQVVKDAGGIGMVLVNVPGEADSLDNDFHAVPTVHLASAHREAVLAYVQGGVDRPISLVGENTTDEVTPVPQIAGFSSRGPVHADGSDVMKPDIAAPGVAILAATNNARKDAPTFGILSGTSMASPHIAGLGALYLGERPNATPAEVKSAMMTTAYDTVNADGSASTDPFAQGAGQVDPGRFFEPGMLYLNGVADWAAFIEGKGLAEFDGIEPIDGSDLNLASISVGTLASEQTVTRTVTSTEAGTFTASIDVPGVSATVEPSTLSFGGAGETATYTVTFDNESAPVEQWATGSLTWSSESNSVRSPIAVFPVTADAPAEAAGTGVDGSTVVEITPGVDGELPLNLAGLTPFQLLTDPARPVDGHSGDEGSGDANKDVSWVVDVPEGTTLSRFDLDSSDDEGSDLDLTVYRVVGPDDLRYYERWQSATASADEQVTLPTPTAGTYLIVANVYSTTAPMTWDMTYADVAPGGEGALTATPNPLSVTQGEAASYELSWSGLAAGTKYLGVVQYGESAVRTIVSVDTGR
- a CDS encoding ECF transporter S component; translation: MARTPPLSTRVLLVCAAIGVATGIVGGIAGVLTPFVLFTAPYAYGLLLGAHVLPGIIAQEVLRQPLVALITHVIAALVSSAFNPAWALRFIGTALLFGAIQEGVAALTRYRVWGAWRFFISAMVIGVIVAVVVFFVAHLGSLPLWAQIAYLVLSLLGPIAWTAIGLAVGSALGRAGVAHR